One Campylobacter concisus DNA segment encodes these proteins:
- a CDS encoding cytochrome-c peroxidase produces the protein MKKVLFWMVVSFCILSANSSFEPVLSSKYNEKQAYIGKKLFFDKRLSTTENYSCETCHNLYWNLSGTNSSYTSQKGVINPPSVLNSALNFLFFTDGRVRSLKDQVKESINSRNELNSNKDEIVKKVKSIGEYGILFNDAYSDGINYENIVGALAEFEKAILSIDSPFDEYLAGNDDSINAEAKKGFELFNKVGCVACHNGRNLGGNLMQNVGLKDASESRRLMRVPSLRNVARTAPYLSSGEMSDLKEVIGFVSYHQLIHTLSSEELEQIYKFLLTLNGRRPRILNE, from the coding sequence ATGAAAAAAGTTTTATTTTGGATGGTAGTATCTTTTTGCATTTTGAGCGCAAATTCATCATTTGAGCCAGTGCTTTCATCAAAATATAACGAAAAACAAGCCTACATCGGTAAGAAGCTCTTTTTTGACAAAAGGCTAAGCACCACTGAAAACTACTCATGCGAAACTTGCCACAACTTATACTGGAATTTAAGTGGTACAAACTCATCTTACACCAGCCAAAAAGGCGTTATAAACCCACCTAGCGTGCTAAATTCGGCTTTAAATTTTCTATTTTTTACTGATGGCAGGGTAAGAAGCTTAAAAGATCAGGTAAAAGAGTCGATAAATTCTAGAAATGAGCTAAATTCAAACAAAGATGAGATAGTAAAAAAGGTAAAAAGCATAGGCGAGTATGGGATTTTATTTAATGATGCATATAGTGATGGCATAAACTATGAAAATATAGTAGGTGCTTTGGCAGAATTTGAAAAGGCTATTTTAAGCATAGATTCGCCATTTGATGAGTATCTAGCTGGCAATGACGACTCCATAAACGCTGAGGCAAAAAAAGGCTTTGAGCTCTTTAATAAAGTAGGCTGTGTGGCTTGCCACAATGGTAGAAATTTAGGCGGAAATTTGATGCAAAACGTGGGCTTAAAGGATGCTAGTGAGAGCAGGCGCCTTATGCGTGTGCCTTCGCTTAGAAATGTAGCAAGAACGGCTCCATATCTAAGCAGTGGCGAAATGAGCGATCTAAAAGAGGTCATAGGCTTTGTGAGCTATCATCAGCTGATCCACACACTAAGTAGCGAAGAGCTGGAGCAAATTTATAAATTTTTGCTAACACTAAATGGACGCAGACCTAGGATACTAAATGAATAA
- a CDS encoding type II secretion system protein: protein MKKGFTMIELIFVIVILGILATVAIPKLAATRDDAEIAKTATNISTLLSDIGTYYTSQGKFADDISTMTNVPLEVDGTNKKIGQMTVASKKCIKFTLAGPVTDAGDTKGKPAVIKVEDGADSAAGLCPKVLSSSAVTKIKTSKFKFVNASGVEKESAAGEYPVSGLSVAF, encoded by the coding sequence ATGAAAAAAGGTTTTACAATGATCGAGTTGATCTTCGTGATCGTGATTTTAGGCATATTAGCCACAGTCGCTATACCAAAACTAGCTGCAACAAGGGATGATGCAGAGATAGCTAAAACTGCTACAAACATATCAACTTTACTAAGTGATATCGGTACATATTATACTTCGCAAGGTAAATTTGCTGATGATATCAGCACAATGACAAACGTACCATTAGAAGTTGATGGAACTAATAAAAAAATTGGTCAGATGACAGTTGCTAGTAAAAAATGTATAAAATTTACTTTAGCTGGGCCTGTAACAGACGCTGGTGATACCAAAGGAAAACCTGCTGTTATAAAAGTCGAGGATGGAGCGGATAGTGCCGCTGGTCTTTGCCCTAAGGTACTAAGCAGTAGTGCTGTTACAAAAATAAAAACTAGTAAATTTAAATTTGTAAATGCTTCTGGCGTTGAGAAAGAAAGTGCGGCAGGTGAGTATCCAGTTAGCGGTCTTAGCGTAGCTTTCTAA